A genome region from Halorubellus sp. JP-L1 includes the following:
- the surE gene encoding 5'/3'-nucleotidase SurE — MTEVLLTNDDGIDADGLAALYEELRAIGDVTVVAPTENQSGVGRERSSYVTREDHPWGYAVDGTPADCVAYGLRGLDADFDLVVSGCNHGPNLGAYVLGRSGTVGAAMEAAFLGTPAVAVSAYHTREFFVRPPDAHDFDPPARVARDVVERALAEGVFDAVDVVNVNAPIEDADAKVRLTRPDVDFDLHVERHEDTADLPVDVEDDQDVIGLQDSLWPHVVGWENPMPGIDEHRERYDVGTERRAVIDGEVGVSGLTAPRNAVETDALGRVVDAVDGSRASVPDAGDE; from the coding sequence ATGACCGAGGTCCTGCTGACGAACGACGACGGCATCGACGCCGACGGCCTCGCCGCGCTCTACGAGGAACTCAGAGCGATCGGCGACGTCACCGTCGTCGCGCCCACGGAGAACCAGAGCGGCGTCGGCCGCGAGCGCTCGAGTTACGTCACGCGCGAGGACCACCCGTGGGGGTACGCGGTCGACGGCACGCCCGCGGACTGCGTCGCGTACGGCCTCCGGGGGCTCGACGCGGACTTCGACCTCGTCGTCTCCGGGTGCAATCACGGTCCGAACCTCGGCGCGTACGTCCTCGGCCGCTCCGGGACCGTCGGCGCCGCGATGGAGGCGGCGTTCCTCGGCACGCCCGCGGTCGCCGTCTCCGCGTACCACACGCGAGAGTTCTTCGTCCGTCCCCCGGACGCCCACGACTTCGACCCGCCCGCTCGCGTCGCACGCGACGTCGTCGAGCGCGCGCTCGCCGAGGGCGTCTTCGACGCGGTCGACGTCGTGAACGTGAACGCACCCATCGAGGACGCCGACGCGAAGGTCCGACTGACGCGCCCCGACGTCGACTTCGACCTCCACGTGGAGCGCCACGAGGACACCGCCGACCTCCCCGTCGACGTCGAAGACGACCAGGACGTCATCGGCCTCCAGGACAGCCTCTGGCCGCACGTCGTCGGCTGGGAGAACCCGATGCCGGGCATCGACGAGCACCGCGAGCGCTACGACGTCGGGACCGAGCGCCGCGCCGTCATCGACGGCGAAGTCGGCGTCTCCGGTCTGACCGCGCCGCGGAACGCCGTCGAGACGGACGCACTCGGACGCGTCGTCGACGCCGTCGACGGGTCGCGAGCGAGCGTACCGGACGCCGGCGACGAGTGA
- a CDS encoding MFS transporter yields MGSRSTVAAYRSRVSRLDALVLTAGIWFLAKFLRYLFPPLFPTLTAEYGVSNAVVGGAFTALMLAYAAMQLPSGMLADRVGGWRVVTAGAVLAALAALAIAAPVALGAPLPFVALVAAMVVVGVGTGAHKTVAVPLLSRVYVSRTGRALGVMDTFGSFGGVVAPIAVVAATTGVLAAVVDWPAIFLATGVVGLVLAAAFARRVPARVGDAGAGDAANTATVGEYAALFGDRDVAAFVAVTVLFSFTYNGAVAFLPTYLVDAAELSDGTAGLLYAAVFAVSVVQVLTGGASDEFGRLPVLGGTLALAAAGLAVVVAVPTAPVLVLAVGIVSFGLGSHGFRPVRGAYLVDLVPDDVAGGALGAVRTAIMGVGAIAPATVGVLAESFGFQVAFGALLAALVAALATLAAVAVLAD; encoded by the coding sequence GTGGGCTCGCGTTCGACCGTCGCGGCGTATCGCTCGCGCGTCTCTCGGCTGGACGCGCTCGTCCTGACGGCGGGCATCTGGTTCCTCGCGAAGTTCCTCCGCTATTTGTTCCCGCCGCTGTTCCCGACCTTGACAGCGGAGTACGGCGTGTCGAACGCCGTCGTCGGCGGTGCGTTCACGGCGCTGATGCTCGCGTACGCCGCGATGCAGTTGCCGTCGGGGATGCTCGCGGACCGCGTCGGTGGGTGGCGCGTCGTCACCGCGGGCGCGGTCCTCGCCGCACTGGCGGCGCTCGCGATCGCGGCCCCAGTCGCTCTCGGAGCGCCGCTCCCGTTCGTTGCGCTCGTCGCGGCGATGGTGGTCGTCGGTGTCGGCACGGGCGCGCACAAGACCGTCGCCGTCCCCCTCCTCTCGCGCGTGTACGTCTCGCGAACCGGGCGTGCGCTCGGCGTGATGGACACGTTCGGGTCGTTCGGCGGCGTCGTCGCCCCGATCGCGGTCGTCGCCGCGACCACTGGCGTCCTCGCCGCGGTCGTCGACTGGCCCGCGATCTTCCTCGCGACCGGCGTCGTCGGGCTCGTCCTCGCGGCCGCGTTCGCGCGGCGCGTCCCCGCTCGCGTCGGCGACGCCGGCGCCGGCGACGCCGCGAACACCGCCACCGTCGGCGAGTACGCCGCGCTCTTCGGCGACCGCGACGTTGCCGCGTTCGTCGCCGTCACCGTCCTCTTTTCGTTCACCTACAACGGCGCCGTCGCCTTCCTCCCCACGTACCTCGTCGACGCCGCCGAGCTCTCCGACGGCACCGCCGGCCTGCTGTACGCGGCCGTGTTCGCGGTGAGCGTCGTCCAGGTCCTCACGGGCGGCGCGAGCGACGAGTTCGGCCGCCTCCCCGTCCTCGGCGGGACGCTCGCGCTCGCCGCCGCCGGCCTCGCGGTCGTCGTCGCCGTCCCGACCGCTCCCGTGCTCGTGCTCGCAGTCGGTATCGTCTCGTTCGGCCTCGGCAGCCACGGCTTCCGCCCCGTCCGCGGCGCGTACCTCGTCGACCTCGTCCCCGACGACGTCGCGGGCGGCGCGCTCGGCGCCGTCAGGACCGCCATCATGGGCGTCGGCGCGATCGCACCGGCGACCGTGGGCGTCCTCGCCGAGAGCTTCGGGTTCCAGGTCGCCTTCGGCGCCCTCCTCGCCGCACTCGTCGCCGCGCTCGCGACGCTCGCGGCCGTCGCGGTCCTCGCGGACTGA
- a CDS encoding signal recognition particle protein Srp54, giving the protein MVLDDLGSSLRGTLDTLRGKSRISEEDVEEVVKEIQRSLLQADVDVSLVMDLSDSIKERSLDEEPPQGTTARDHVLRIVYEELVDLVGESTEIPLEGQTIMLAGLQGSGKTTSAAKMAWWFSKKGLRPAVIQTDTFRPGAYDQAKEMCRRAEVEFYGDPDCDDPVQIAREGLEATSDAEVHIVDTAGRHALEDDLIAEIEEIESAVDPDRSLLVLDAAIGQGAKDQASQFDESIGIDGVVITKLDGTAKGGGALTAVDQTDSSIGFLGTGEEVKDIERFEPESFISRLLGMGDLKQLTERVERAMEETGDEEEDWDPEDMLKGEFTLKDMQRQLEAMNNMGPLDQIMDMIPGMGGGIKDQLPDDAMDVTQDRMRRFEVIMDSMTEKEMENPRGVGQTQVERIARGSGCDEEEVRELLQQHKMMERTLNQFQGGMDGDMQRMMKKMQGEGGGGMGGMGGMGGGKGPFGD; this is encoded by the coding sequence ATGGTACTCGACGACCTCGGCAGTTCTCTGCGGGGCACGCTCGACACGCTCCGCGGGAAGTCACGCATCTCGGAGGAAGACGTCGAGGAGGTCGTCAAGGAGATCCAGCGGTCGCTCCTGCAGGCCGACGTCGACGTCTCGCTCGTCATGGACCTCTCCGACAGCATCAAGGAGCGGTCGCTCGACGAGGAGCCGCCGCAGGGGACGACCGCCAGGGACCACGTCCTCCGCATCGTGTACGAGGAACTCGTCGACCTCGTCGGCGAGTCCACCGAGATCCCCCTCGAGGGGCAGACGATCATGCTCGCGGGCCTCCAGGGGTCGGGGAAGACGACGTCCGCGGCGAAGATGGCGTGGTGGTTCTCGAAGAAGGGCCTGCGGCCCGCGGTGATCCAGACGGACACGTTCCGGCCGGGCGCGTACGACCAGGCCAAGGAGATGTGTCGGCGCGCGGAGGTCGAGTTCTACGGCGACCCCGACTGCGACGACCCCGTCCAGATCGCTCGCGAGGGTCTCGAGGCGACGAGCGATGCAGAGGTCCACATCGTGGACACGGCGGGTCGGCACGCGCTCGAGGACGACCTCATCGCGGAGATCGAGGAGATCGAGTCCGCGGTCGACCCGGACCGGTCGCTCCTGGTACTGGACGCCGCGATCGGGCAGGGCGCGAAGGACCAGGCGAGTCAGTTCGACGAGTCCATCGGGATCGATGGCGTCGTCATCACGAAGCTCGACGGGACCGCGAAGGGTGGCGGTGCGCTGACGGCGGTCGACCAGACGGACTCCTCGATCGGGTTCCTCGGGACCGGCGAGGAGGTCAAGGACATCGAGCGGTTCGAGCCCGAGAGCTTCATCTCGCGGCTGCTCGGGATGGGCGACCTCAAGCAACTCACCGAGCGCGTCGAGCGCGCGATGGAGGAGACCGGGGACGAGGAGGAGGACTGGGACCCCGAGGACATGCTGAAGGGGGAGTTCACGCTGAAGGACATGCAGCGTCAGCTGGAGGCGATGAACAACATGGGGCCGCTCGACCAGATCATGGACATGATCCCGGGGATGGGCGGCGGCATCAAGGACCAGTTGCCGGACGACGCGATGGACGTCACTCAGGACCGGATGCGTCGGTTCGAGGTGATCATGGACTCGATGACGGAGAAGGAGATGGAGAACCCCCGCGGCGTCGGGCAGACGCAGGTCGAGCGGATCGCGCGCGGCTCGGGGTGCGACGAGGAGGAAGTCCGCGAACTCCTCCAGCAGCACAAGATGATGGAGCGGACGCTCAACCAGTTCCAGGGCGGGATGGACGGCGACATGCAGCGGATGATGAAGAAGATGCAGGGCGAAGGCGGTGGCGGCATGGGTGGCATGGGCGGTATGGGCGGCGGCAAGGGTCCGTTCGGCGACTGA